A stretch of Deltaproteobacteria bacterium DNA encodes these proteins:
- a CDS encoding cytochrome C, translating to MKKQLAAIVLSLLASIFLLADIVLALPSKCEECHSKIAPKQVEDFNRSAMSEALTCSDCHGDQHVDRTDVAKVQLPTINTCKKCHPEQAEQYLSGKHALGLVALNAMPYTHMQPKSFIEGQKGCGGCHTLGLTDSEARQVESRKYYRYGMDCQNCHTRHRFSKAEASEPEACMTCHMGFDHAQWEMWSGSKHGVTYLLNRTIDAENKDRAPKCQTCHMQNGDHRVFSAWGFLAVRLPEKDEEWLGYRTTILKGLGVLDPSGKATERLSVVKAGKVARLSEEEFQAERKRFVDTCKKCHAADFVNQNMKNADLLLKQADKLFAEAIEIIAGLYQDGIIERRPDYPAYPDLLTFYDVNTKAEEILYEMFMDHRMKTFQGAFHLNYDYSTWYGFAKMKKDLVEIRELAKKMRAEHQAAAGK from the coding sequence ATGAAAAAACAGTTGGCAGCAATCGTTTTGAGTCTCTTGGCCTCCATTTTTTTGCTGGCAGATATTGTTTTGGCTCTGCCTTCCAAGTGCGAAGAATGTCACAGCAAGATCGCCCCAAAACAGGTAGAAGATTTCAACAGGAGCGCCATGTCGGAGGCGCTCACCTGTTCTGACTGCCATGGCGACCAGCATGTGGATAGGACTGATGTGGCCAAAGTTCAACTGCCCACCATCAATACCTGCAAGAAGTGCCATCCTGAACAGGCAGAGCAGTATCTCAGCGGCAAGCATGCACTCGGTCTGGTGGCGCTCAATGCAATGCCCTATACACACATGCAGCCAAAGTCGTTCATCGAAGGTCAGAAAGGTTGCGGTGGCTGTCATACCCTGGGTTTGACCGACAGCGAGGCTCGACAAGTAGAGTCTCGAAAATATTATCGCTACGGCATGGATTGCCAGAACTGCCACACGCGTCATCGGTTCTCAAAGGCAGAGGCATCCGAGCCCGAGGCATGCATGACATGCCATATGGGCTTTGACCATGCTCAGTGGGAGATGTGGTCGGGTTCGAAGCATGGCGTCACCTATCTGCTCAACCGCACCATTGACGCTGAAAACAAGGACCGGGCTCCGAAATGCCAGACGTGCCACATGCAGAATGGCGATCATCGGGTTTTTTCTGCCTGGGGTTTTCTGGCTGTGCGCTTGCCAGAAAAAGATGAGGAATGGCTGGGATATCGCACTACGATTCTGAAAGGCCTGGGAGTTTTGGATCCCAGTGGCAAAGCTACTGAAAGATTGTCTGTGGTCAAAGCCGGTAAAGTGGCGCGCCTCAGTGAAGAAGAATTTCAGGCTGAACGAAAGCGCTTTGTTGACACCTGCAAGAAATGTCATGCAGCCGATTTTGTAAATCAAAACATGAAGAACGCTGATCTGCTGCTGAAGCAGGCAGACAAGCTTTTTGCCGAAGCCATAGAGATCATAGCCGGACTATATCAGGACGGGATTATTGAACGACGGCCTGACTACCCAGCGTATCCGGATCTCTTGACCTTTTATGACGTCAACACCAAGGCTGAAGAGATCCTGTATGAGATGTTCATGGATCACCGAATGAAGACCTTTCAGGGAGCCTTTCATCTGAACTATGATTATTCTACCTGGTACGGCTTTGCCAAGATGAAAAAAGACCTGGTAGAAATTCGCGAACTCGCAAAGAAAATGAGAGCTGAGCATCAGGCCGCCGCCGGCAAGTGA
- the hypD gene encoding hydrogenase formation protein HypD, whose amino-acid sequence MKYQDEYRDPELAGRIIRAIGERSRTAARLMEICGTHTMAIFRAGIRSVLPETITLISGPGCPVCVTAAEDIDRAVALCRQPGVIVATFGDLMRVPGSESSLNREKARGADVRVVYAGFDALEIARQNPQRRVVMVGIGFETTAPTIAATVRQANREGLQNFFLLSAHKLLPPAMEVLLAAEDVHIDGFLCPGHVTTIIGIEPYRKVAQQYGKPCVVSGFEPVDILQSIYMLISQVESGESEVEIQYSRAVNSEGNERARKLMAEVFDTVDASWRGLGSIPGSGLRLKRDFREHDAELHFDLEVPTVRQHPGCRCGEVLRGSCTPVDCPLFRSSCTPSNPYGPCMVSSEGTCAAYYQYHGV is encoded by the coding sequence ATGAAGTATCAGGATGAATACCGCGACCCAGAACTGGCCGGCAGAATCATCAGAGCCATAGGCGAACGCTCGCGCACTGCCGCGAGGTTGATGGAGATTTGTGGTACTCACACCATGGCCATCTTCCGCGCTGGCATACGGTCTGTGCTGCCGGAGACCATAACTCTCATATCCGGTCCTGGCTGTCCCGTGTGTGTCACTGCTGCAGAGGACATCGACAGGGCGGTAGCCCTGTGCCGCCAACCTGGGGTGATCGTGGCCACTTTCGGTGATCTCATGCGAGTGCCGGGTTCGGAGTCCTCGCTCAACAGAGAAAAGGCGAGGGGGGCTGACGTGCGGGTGGTGTATGCAGGTTTTGACGCCCTGGAAATCGCCCGACAAAATCCCCAGCGCCGGGTGGTGATGGTAGGCATCGGCTTCGAGACCACGGCGCCCACAATTGCTGCTACTGTAAGGCAAGCCAACAGGGAAGGGCTGCAGAATTTTTTCCTGCTCTCGGCCCACAAGTTGCTGCCGCCAGCCATGGAAGTATTGCTGGCTGCCGAAGATGTGCACATCGACGGGTTTCTCTGTCCAGGACATGTGACCACCATCATCGGCATCGAACCCTACCGGAAGGTGGCGCAGCAGTACGGCAAACCGTGCGTGGTCAGCGGTTTCGAACCGGTGGACATCCTGCAGAGCATCTACATGCTCATAAGCCAGGTCGAGAGCGGTGAGAGTGAGGTGGAGATTCAGTACAGTCGAGCGGTAAATTCTGAGGGCAATGAAAGAGCGCGAAAGCTAATGGCCGAGGTCTTCGACACGGTTGATGCCAGCTGGCGTGGCCTGGGGAGCATACCTGGCAGTGGGCTTCGCCTGAAGAGAGACTTCCGGGAGCATGATGCCGAGCTCCACTTTGACCTGGAAGTTCCAACTGTCCGCCAACACCCAGGCTGCCGCTGCGGTGAAGTGCTTCGCGGCAGTTGTACCCCTGTTGACTGTCCACTGTTTCGCAGCAGCTGCACCCCTTCTAATCCATATGGTCCCTGTATGGTTTCCAGTGAGGGGACCTGTGCTGCCTATTATCAGTACCATGGGGTCTGA
- a CDS encoding HypC/HybG/HupF family hydrogenase formation chaperone, translating into MCLAIPMEVVEVEQNMATVEMGDVRRQVCLDLLDGTVEVGDYLIIHAGYAIHLVDPEEARKTLSYFKEIFDYEVSG; encoded by the coding sequence GTGTGTCTTGCCATTCCAATGGAGGTTGTCGAGGTTGAACAGAACATGGCTACTGTGGAGATGGGTGATGTGAGGCGCCAGGTCTGTCTGGACCTTTTGGACGGAACGGTTGAGGTGGGTGACTACCTCATCATCCATGCCGGCTATGCCATTCATCTGGTGGATCCAGAGGAGGCCAGGAAGACGCTTTCTTATTTCAAAGAGATCTTTGACTATGAAGTATCAGGATGA
- the hypB gene encoding hydrogenase nickel incorporation protein HypB, whose translation MAVKVPVVRNILEANEQLAQENSRLFRQAGLFVVNLMSGPGAGKTSLLEHTIETLKDEIRIGVVEGDIQSSYDAERISQRGVQVVQLNTGGACHLDSSMIKSALNALQLAELDLLVIENVGNLVCPAEFKVGEDVKVMLLSVPEGDDKPLKYPLMFQEASVLLINKIDLLPYVDCDVSKIRQRALQLNSSLEILEISCRTGEGLSGWYNWLRSQVSNRKTDATGAEI comes from the coding sequence ATGGCAGTCAAAGTTCCAGTAGTTCGCAACATCCTGGAGGCCAACGAGCAGCTGGCGCAAGAAAATAGTCGGCTATTTCGCCAGGCTGGTCTTTTTGTGGTCAATCTGATGAGCGGTCCCGGCGCCGGCAAGACCTCTTTGCTGGAGCACACCATCGAAACACTCAAGGATGAGATCCGCATAGGAGTAGTGGAGGGAGACATTCAATCTTCTTATGATGCGGAACGCATCAGCCAGAGGGGAGTTCAGGTAGTACAGCTCAATACAGGCGGAGCCTGTCATCTGGACAGCAGCATGATAAAATCTGCCCTCAACGCCCTGCAGCTAGCAGAGCTGGACCTCCTGGTGATCGAGAACGTGGGAAATCTGGTATGTCCGGCTGAATTCAAGGTGGGAGAAGATGTAAAGGTCATGCTTCTCAGTGTTCCTGAAGGTGACGACAAGCCTCTAAAATACCCACTCATGTTTCAGGAGGCCAGTGTACTGTTGATCAATAAGATCGACCTGCTGCCGTATGTGGACTGCGATGTGAGCAAGATCAGGCAGCGCGCCCTGCAGCTCAACAGCAGCCTGGAAATTCTGGAGATTTCCTGCCGCACCGGCGAGGGCTTGTCTGGTTGGTACAATTGGCTGCGAAGCCAGGTTTCAAACCGCAAGACGGATGCGACTGGTGCAGAGATTTAG
- the hypF gene encoding carbamoyltransferase HypF, with protein sequence MRLVQRFRVRIEGVVQGVGFRPFIYQLAHACGLCGYVANTSDGVILEVQGADADLLRFMEELPQSVPPLARITRLDVETLPPADYGSFEIRASKAGQERRALISPDSAICADCLRELFDEQDRRYRYPFINCTNCGPRYTIIRDIPYDRPNTTMAPFTMCAACSREYHDPLDRRFHAQPNGCWQCGPRLWLTDSGGSEIQTADVIAAAAQQLSSGAILAVKGLGGYHLAVDATQNEAVRRLRLRKQREEKPLALMSPGMKEVERYAIVTAEERRLLTSTQRPIVLLRKRPGNPIAPEVAPRNRYFGAMLPYTPLHYLLLSHGFLALVMTSGNISEEPIAIGNQEALERLGSIADFFLMHNRDILQRTDDSVVRVTGGEERQIRRSRGYVPAPIFLRKPVAEVLALGGELKGTICLTKENRAFVSQHLGDLENLETLEFLEHTVRHLQRILEISPRLLVHDLHPDYLTTEVAVTQQELPTLAVQHHHAHVVSCMAEHGIEGRVLGLALDGSGYGEDGAIWGGELLAVEETSYERLGHIDYVPLPGGEAAIKEPWRMAVAYLWTVFGDDLLERRDLGLQRWQRQHLQILVQMMKAGVNCPLTSSCGRLFDGVAALLGLRDRIAYEGQAAIELEQCLQPTEDHYDYELLQSSTRLLLNPRMIFVQLVEDIAAGRSVGYLSGKFHQTLVEMFSEACSRLAAAHGLHRVVCSGGVWQNVFLLERLQEKLAAVGLEVYTPRLLPANDGGISLGQAVIGAALLEKSTDGEG encoded by the coding sequence ATGCGACTGGTGCAGAGATTTAGGGTTCGGATCGAGGGAGTTGTCCAGGGGGTAGGCTTCCGGCCCTTCATCTATCAACTCGCCCATGCCTGCGGACTGTGCGGCTATGTGGCGAACACTTCCGACGGCGTCATCCTGGAAGTGCAGGGGGCTGACGCCGATCTTCTGCGCTTTATGGAAGAGCTGCCGCAATCAGTGCCGCCCCTGGCCCGCATTACCAGACTGGACGTGGAAACACTGCCGCCGGCGGACTATGGCAGTTTTGAGATCAGGGCCAGCAAGGCCGGCCAGGAGCGCAGGGCACTCATCTCACCCGATTCCGCCATATGCGCCGACTGCTTGCGCGAGCTTTTCGATGAGCAGGACAGAAGGTACCGCTATCCGTTTATCAATTGCACCAACTGTGGACCTCGCTACACCATAATAAGAGATATCCCCTATGATCGTCCCAACACCACCATGGCTCCCTTTACCATGTGTGCAGCCTGCAGCCGTGAGTACCATGATCCTCTGGATAGACGGTTTCACGCTCAGCCAAACGGCTGCTGGCAGTGCGGTCCTCGGCTCTGGCTCACAGACAGCGGCGGCAGCGAGATCCAGACAGCAGATGTGATTGCTGCTGCAGCGCAGCAGCTCAGCAGCGGGGCGATCCTGGCAGTCAAGGGACTGGGTGGCTATCATCTGGCAGTCGATGCCACTCAGAATGAGGCGGTGAGGAGGCTGAGGCTCCGCAAGCAGAGAGAGGAGAAGCCCCTGGCCCTCATGTCTCCGGGGATGAAAGAAGTTGAGCGCTACGCAATAGTGACTGCTGAGGAGCGACGACTTCTCACTTCCACCCAGCGGCCCATCGTGCTGCTGCGAAAACGGCCGGGAAACCCTATTGCCCCCGAGGTAGCTCCGCGAAACCGCTACTTTGGCGCCATGCTGCCCTACACGCCGCTCCACTATCTCTTGCTGTCACATGGATTTCTGGCGTTGGTGATGACCAGCGGCAATATTAGCGAAGAGCCCATCGCCATCGGCAACCAGGAAGCCCTGGAGCGCCTTGGCAGCATTGCCGATTTTTTCCTGATGCACAATAGAGACATTTTGCAGCGAACAGATGATTCTGTGGTCAGGGTGACAGGGGGTGAGGAGAGACAGATCAGGCGCTCGCGAGGATACGTGCCAGCGCCCATCTTTCTGAGAAAGCCGGTAGCGGAAGTCCTGGCGCTCGGGGGGGAATTGAAGGGCACCATCTGCCTCACCAAGGAAAATCGCGCTTTTGTGAGCCAGCATCTAGGTGATCTGGAAAACCTGGAGACGCTAGAGTTCCTGGAGCACACTGTGCGTCACCTGCAACGAATTCTGGAAATTTCCCCCCGGTTGCTGGTCCACGATCTCCACCCAGACTACCTGACAACCGAGGTGGCTGTGACCCAGCAAGAACTTCCCACCCTGGCAGTGCAGCACCACCATGCCCACGTGGTGAGCTGCATGGCTGAGCATGGAATCGAGGGCAGGGTGCTCGGTCTGGCCCTGGATGGCAGCGGCTACGGAGAAGACGGCGCCATCTGGGGCGGGGAACTGCTGGCAGTGGAGGAGACGAGCTATGAGCGATTGGGCCATATCGACTACGTACCCCTGCCCGGGGGGGAGGCTGCCATAAAGGAGCCCTGGCGTATGGCTGTGGCCTATCTCTGGACTGTTTTTGGCGATGACCTGCTGGAACGTCGGGACCTTGGTCTGCAGAGATGGCAGCGGCAACACTTGCAGATACTGGTGCAGATGATGAAAGCCGGGGTGAACTGCCCTCTGACATCCAGCTGCGGCAGACTGTTCGACGGGGTTGCCGCTCTGCTGGGACTTCGGGATCGTATTGCCTACGAGGGACAGGCTGCCATAGAACTGGAGCAGTGCCTGCAGCCCACTGAAGATCATTACGATTACGAGCTGCTGCAAAGCTCTACGAGATTGCTGCTCAACCCTAGAATGATATTTGTGCAGCTGGTGGAGGATATAGCAGCAGGCAGATCTGTGGGCTACCTGAGCGGTAAATTTCACCAGACCCTGGTGGAGATGTTCAGTGAGGCCTGCAGCAGACTGGCAGCAGCACATGGGCTCCACAGGGTAGTATGTTCCGGTGGAGTCTGGCAAAATGTCTTTCTTCTTGAGCGGCTGCAAGAGAAACTTGCAGCCGTTGGCTTGGAAGTCTATACTCCTCGATTGTTGCCTGCAAATGACGGCGGTATCTCTCTGGGGCAGGCGGTGATCGGGGCAGCGCTGTTGGAGAAGTCCACAGACGGTGAGGGTTGA
- the hypA gene encoding hydrogenase maturation nickel metallochaperone HypA: MHEMAIAQNLLDIVIQEGSAHGVSRVLSLSLKVGELSTVVPESLIFCFELLSKGTLAEGARLDIEKVPTICRCRECDHEFSVTDLLFSCPKCGSGKVELQSGRELTLESFEGE, encoded by the coding sequence ATGCACGAGATGGCAATTGCGCAAAATCTTCTTGATATTGTCATTCAGGAGGGCAGTGCCCATGGAGTCAGCCGCGTGCTGTCGCTGTCCCTGAAGGTGGGTGAACTGAGCACGGTGGTGCCTGAATCCCTCATATTTTGCTTCGAACTTCTGAGTAAAGGGACCCTGGCCGAGGGCGCCCGCCTGGATATCGAGAAGGTGCCTACCATCTGCCGCTGCCGCGAATGCGATCATGAGTTTTCCGTGACAGATCTGCTGTTCAGCTGTCCCAAATGTGGCAGCGGCAAAGTGGAGCTGCAAAGCGGCAGGGAACTGACTCTGGAGAGTTTTGAGGGAGAATGA
- a CDS encoding DUF1992 domain-containing protein produces the protein MAASSAFAAFERLAEERIREAQRRGDFENLPGMGKPLQLEDDSHIPDDLRLAYKILKNSNCLPPEVELKKEILTTEELLLSCSSEVEKYKQLKRLNFLVMKLNMMRRVPVAWEEKQRYYEKIVERLGSRAAKMGSGGSP, from the coding sequence ATGGCGGCAAGCAGTGCTTTTGCTGCGTTTGAGCGGCTGGCTGAGGAGCGGATTCGCGAGGCCCAGAGGAGAGGCGACTTCGAAAATCTGCCAGGCATGGGCAAACCATTACAACTGGAAGATGACAGCCACATCCCTGATGACCTTCGGTTAGCCTACAAAATATTGAAGAATAGTAACTGTCTCCCTCCGGAAGTGGAACTGAAAAAGGAAATACTGACTACTGAAGAATTACTGCTATCGTGCAGCAGTGAAGTAGAAAAGTACAAGCAGTTGAAAAGGCTCAATTTCCTGGTCATGAAGCTGAACATGATGCGCAGGGTGCCAGTGGCCTGGGAAGAAAAGCAACGCTACTATGAAAAAATCGTAGAGAGACTCGGCAGTAGAGCTGCCAAGATGGGCTCGGGTGGCTCGCCTTGA